One region of Paenibacillus polymyxa M1 genomic DNA includes:
- the ychF gene encoding redox-regulated ATPase YchF produces the protein MALKAGIVGLPNVGKSTLFNAITQAGAESANYPFCTIDPNVGVVEVPDERLDKLTELVVPNKTVPTAFEFVDIAGLVRGASKGEGLGNKFLAHIREVDAIVHVVRCFEDENITHVDGKIDPISDIQTINLELILADIESVDKRIERSRKNMKGGNKQYAQEVEVLERIKESLYADKPARSVELSEDEKLIIRDLHLLTMKPVLYAANVSEDGVTEADSNPYVQKVREFAVAENAEVVPISAKVEAEIAELEGEDKAMFLEELGLAESGLNRLIKAAYRLLGLYTYFTAGVQEVRAWTIHKGTKAPGAAGVIHSDFERGFIRAEVVSYDDLVAAGSMNGAKERGQLRLEGKEYVVQDGDVMHFRFNV, from the coding sequence ATGGCTTTAAAAGCGGGGATCGTGGGTCTGCCGAACGTGGGCAAATCAACACTGTTTAACGCAATAACGCAGGCGGGGGCGGAATCCGCAAACTATCCATTTTGTACAATTGACCCTAATGTAGGGGTCGTTGAAGTACCGGACGAGCGGCTGGATAAGCTGACTGAACTGGTAGTACCGAACAAAACGGTACCAACGGCTTTTGAATTTGTTGATATTGCAGGACTTGTACGAGGTGCCAGCAAAGGCGAGGGTTTGGGCAACAAGTTTTTGGCTCATATTCGTGAAGTAGATGCCATTGTTCATGTGGTACGCTGCTTTGAAGATGAGAATATTACCCATGTGGACGGCAAAATTGATCCGATCAGCGATATTCAGACGATTAATCTGGAATTGATTCTGGCGGATATCGAAAGTGTAGACAAGCGCATTGAACGTTCCCGCAAAAACATGAAGGGCGGCAACAAGCAGTATGCCCAAGAGGTTGAAGTACTGGAACGGATCAAGGAATCGCTGTATGCTGACAAACCTGCACGTAGCGTAGAATTGTCAGAAGATGAAAAGTTGATTATACGCGACCTTCATTTGCTTACAATGAAGCCTGTATTGTACGCGGCTAATGTCAGCGAAGATGGTGTAACGGAAGCTGATAGCAATCCATATGTGCAAAAGGTACGTGAATTTGCAGTGGCGGAAAATGCTGAAGTGGTACCGATCAGCGCCAAAGTAGAGGCTGAAATTGCTGAGCTGGAAGGCGAAGACAAGGCAATGTTCCTTGAGGAGCTGGGGCTGGCTGAATCCGGTCTGAACCGTCTGATCAAAGCAGCTTACCGCTTGTTGGGACTGTATACGTATTTCACAGCAGGTGTGCAGGAAGTACGCGCATGGACTATTCACAAAGGAACAAAAGCACCTGGCGCTGCGGGCGTAATCCACTCGGATTTTGAACGCGGATTTATTCGCGCTGAGGTTGTATCCTATGATGATTTGGTCGCTGCTGGATCTATGAACGGGGCCAAGGAACGTGGTCAGCTTCGTTTGGAAGGCAAGGAATATGTGGTGCAGGACGGAGACGTAATGCATTTCCGTTTTAATGTTTAG